The Streptomyces sp. NBC_00236 DNA window CGACGCGGTGGGCGGCCCGTGCGGCCGGCGGGGGCATGGCCGCGGCGTCGCCCTCGGTGTGGAGGGCGACCGGGAGACCGGCGGCGGCCGCCTCCGCGACCAGCCGGGGAATGCCGGTGCCGGGCGGTCCGGGCGGCCCGTCGTCAGCCTCCTCGCGCAGGAGGCCGATCACCTCGCCGAGCCGCTCCACCGAGGCGGCCGCCCGGGCCCGGATCTCGCCGGCCGCTGCCCGGTGGACCTCGTCCAGCCCGGGAGCGAGTTTGAGGGCGCCGGCCGACAGGGCGATGAGGCTCAGCTCGTGCCCGAGGACGTCGTGCACGTCCTGCGCGATGCGGGCCCGCTCACGGGACCGGGCCTGCTCCGCGACGAGCTGCTGCTCGCGCTCCAGCCGGGCCGCCCGCTCCCAGCCGGCCCGTACGAGCTCCTGGTACTGACGCCAGAACCGTCCCGCGAACCACGGCAGCATCGCGGCCACCACGACCACCGCGACGAACCGCCCCGCCATCAGCAGCCAGGAAGGCACCAGGGCAACCGCCACCACTCCACCGGCCACCAGCGTGACGAGCACCAGAAGGGTCGGCCCGGTCCTGCCCGGCTCGCGCCCGGCGAGGAACGCCGTCACCGCGGCAGGCAGCGCCCACCACAGGCTGACCGTGCTCAGTGCGACGCAGGCCCCGGCGGCCACGGTCAGCAGGCTCCCCGGTGCGGCGGCCCGCCGGGCCGCGTCGCTGATCGTCGCTCTCTCCACCCGGCCGACCGTACGCAACCGGAGGCTGCGGCGGCACTGCCGAAAGTCAGGGGTGCCCGACGCCCGCACATGGAGGTTGGCCGCGGCTTCCCGTACAGCGGCGACACCGGGTGGCGCAGCGGATACCCGGAGTTGTCACAAGTGGGGGAGCGAAAGGAGATGCGAGATGACCAGTGCGCCCGACTACGGGCAGGGCATCGACTCCGAACGCGCCCTGAAATGCGCGGTACAGCGCATCCGCGGAGATCGTGTCCAGATCATCGAGGGGATCATCGAGCCCGTGTCACCGACCTGGGAGCACGAACGCGCCGCCCGGGTGGTCCGCCGCCAGATCGAGGACCGTGTCGACGCACTCGGATGCGTCGAGGGCTCGGGGAACCTGGACCTGCCCGGCTCGTCGAACTGGTACGTCCCCGACATCGCCGTCGTACCCGAGGCGCTCGCCAAGGGCGGCGGGGCTCTGCTCCCCGACCAGACGCTTCTCGTCGTGGAAGTCACGTCCGAGTCGGACGCGGAGACCGACCGGGTCGTGAAGCGCCGCCGGTACGCCGAGTACCGTGCCCCCCTCTACCTCCTCGTCGACCGGATCGAAGGCAGCGTCACCCTGTTCTCGGAGCCCGGCGATCTCGGGTACACCCACGTGGACGGCCCGCACCCGTTCGGTACGGTTCTGCGGCTGCCGGACCCGTTCGGCCTGGACCTGGACACGAGCGGGCTGTCCCCCGCGTGACGCGGGCGCCCCTCACACGCCCCGGTACTTCGGCACCCGCCGCTCCACGAAGCTCGCCACGCCCTCGTTGGCGTCCTGCGTCGTCATGTTGATCTCCTGAGCCATCGCCTCGGCCGCGAACGCCGTGGTCCGGTCCGCGTCCAGCGACGCGTTGACGAGCTGCTTCGTGAGGGCGATCGCGCGGGTGGGTCCCTCGGCCAGGCGCTGGGCCCAGGCCTTCGCCGTAGCCGCCAGCTCCTCGTCCGGGACCGTCCGGTTGACCAGGCCCAGACGCTCCGCCTCCGCCGCCGGCAGCGAGTCGCCGAAGAACATCAGCTCCTTGGCGCGCTGCGGGCCGATCAGGCGCGGCAGCAGGTACGCCCCACCGCCGTCCGGTACGAGGCCGCGGCGCACGAACACCTCGATGAACGTGGCCGACTCGGCGGCCAGCACCAGGTCGCAGGCGAACGCGAGATGCGCGCCGATGCCCGCCGCCGTGCCGTTGACCGCCGCGAGGACGGGCTTCTCGCAGTCCAGGACCGCGGCGATCAGGCGCTGAGCACCGAGCCGGATCGTACGGGCCACGTCGCCCGGGACCCGGTCGCCGGTGGCGGGGGAACGGGTGGCTTGGGAACCGGTGGCCGGGGCGCCGCGAAGGTCGGCGCCCGCGCAGAAGCCGCGGCCGGTGGCGGTGAGGACCACGGCCCGGATGCCGGGGTCGGCGGAGGCCTCGCCGAGCAGGGCGATGATGCGTTCGCGCTGGTCCCAGGTGACGGCGTTCATCGCCGCGGGGCGGTTGAGCGTGATCCACGAGACGCCGTTGTCAGTGGCGTGGAGTATCAATGATTCAGGCGATCCGGACGGGTCGGCGTGGTCAGTGGTGTCTTCGGGGGAGGACGGCATGAGGCAGCTCCTGGGCGGGTGGTGGGCCCGGTGGCGGGGTGGGCGGTCGGCGTGGTGGCGGGGTCGGTCAG harbors:
- a CDS encoding sensor histidine kinase, giving the protein MERATISDAARRAAAPGSLLTVAAGACVALSTVSLWWALPAAVTAFLAGREPGRTGPTLLVLVTLVAGGVVAVALVPSWLLMAGRFVAVVVVAAMLPWFAGRFWRQYQELVRAGWERAARLEREQQLVAEQARSRERARIAQDVHDVLGHELSLIALSAGALKLAPGLDEVHRAAAGEIRARAAASVERLGEVIGLLREEADDGPPGPPGTGIPRLVAEAAAAGLPVALHTEGDAAAMPPPAARAAHRVVQEALTNAAKHAPRARVDVRLVHGGGVTTVRVENGPPPGTTGWSGAPGTGLGLIGLDERVRLAGGTFTHGPYADGFAVVARLPHTPPVQLLPTAAPEAVRQDLPPEHRRARSRVRRALVLAVVLPLAAWAVLSAALMGWDIHSARQSVLHPGDYARLRVGQERASVAHLLPERETRQRPVAGEPKGPGVTCVYYAMTADRFDDRSGDAYRLCFRDGRLLSKEALAP
- a CDS encoding Uma2 family endonuclease; its protein translation is MTSAPDYGQGIDSERALKCAVQRIRGDRVQIIEGIIEPVSPTWEHERAARVVRRQIEDRVDALGCVEGSGNLDLPGSSNWYVPDIAVVPEALAKGGGALLPDQTLLVVEVTSESDAETDRVVKRRRYAEYRAPLYLLVDRIEGSVTLFSEPGDLGYTHVDGPHPFGTVLRLPDPFGLDLDTSGLSPA
- a CDS encoding enoyl-CoA hydratase/isomerase family protein is translated as MPSSPEDTTDHADPSGSPESLILHATDNGVSWITLNRPAAMNAVTWDQRERIIALLGEASADPGIRAVVLTATGRGFCAGADLRGAPATGSQATRSPATGDRVPGDVARTIRLGAQRLIAAVLDCEKPVLAAVNGTAAGIGAHLAFACDLVLAAESATFIEVFVRRGLVPDGGGAYLLPRLIGPQRAKELMFFGDSLPAAEAERLGLVNRTVPDEELAATAKAWAQRLAEGPTRAIALTKQLVNASLDADRTTAFAAEAMAQEINMTTQDANEGVASFVERRVPKYRGV